One Dermatophagoides farinae isolate YC_2012a chromosome 1, ASM2471394v1, whole genome shotgun sequence genomic region harbors:
- the LOC124491579 gene encoding LOW QUALITY PROTEIN: nuclear pore complex protein Nup93 (The sequence of the model RefSeq protein was modified relative to this genomic sequence to represent the inferred CDS: deleted 1 base in 1 codon): MESSMDTTDNLDDLLHKAEQLTAIIDGNIEMPRIERNLKQLLEASDQMYTRTTTSSAKDANDVRASVLLGSKGFDLQKVSQQLESLNQMKKPIQIETETDSDIQGFLKKEYENAIVKNIENVRSSTIDMSDKFYLNYIQKEWNDQKTRILNALVGPDEIKDMSFDLTIDSLNVRSSPHQQSQQRAKLYFDKTFIDKSSISSMNATEMAFAKEVIKYVDQAVNTSIQTDLTETFCTVARNIIGESSVIDLWSMVSSLFSADMPQISQKDPLMRRQNFKLNLHFLNKSCHYLEQKFVQTMQGIVNDPIGQNITADVIYRLVKDYLNIKTPFYSSNTSFNLGISSKDVWEDGTVDGIPVWCFIFYCLRAGSIDAAIQVAQKILNHSLKNELTNILRDYKASHDGYLSRKTEEALRLTYQKSVRLSNDIFKKSVYSIFARCAHDEFDPQIFDKVDDFLWIKLKKVSFNDSENEQFLTTSITSVDQFDLCKFKKEIIEELGENYFEAQEQPFLYFRALFLTLQWEAAIEFLFRFDAYRCYALHIALALHEKNLIVPSQHIKLSILSRSPNDPADIQRLNLAKFISIYTKKFEITNTIDVVYYYYFLHDIHTPSEESLFNSYVSQLVRETKNYDLLLGYINTDGVRVSGAIDKFNQDVSVIITKVAIDLEKDGYFEDAVQLYDLAGNHSKVLSLLNKILSPLVSQHKNVDSKRNRIEEFAIRIAERYCNQKCNASKELKSTFYLLIDLMTFFDYYHNQQYNEALDTIIKLNIFPLRPSEIDGKVNDFTNYPDEIRRNIPDLLLATMDILCAQYKEIKNSIPKIINKFGFLGDASNKEQLCIELREKAKSLITFAGMVPYRMPGDVNAKLIQLESSMT; the protein is encoded by the exons ATGGAGTCAAGTATGGATACTACTGATAATCTGGATGATCTTCTTCATAAGGCCGAACAATTAACGGCCATAATTGATGGCAACATTGAAATGCCACGTATTGaaagaaatttgaaacaattattGGAAGCCAGTGATCAAATGTATACAAGAACAACTACATCATCGGCGAAAGATGCAAACGATGTACGAGCTTCAGTATTGCTTGGCTCGAAAGGATTCGATTTACAAAAAGTGAGTCAACAATTAGAATCGCTGAATCAGATGAAGAAACCGATCCAAATTGAAACTGAAACCGATTCTGACATTCAAGGATTTCTCAAGaaagaatatgaaaatgctattgtcaaaaatattgaaaatgtcCGATCATCTACCATTGATATGTCGGATAAATTTTATCTGAATTATATACAAAAAGAATGGAATGATCAGAAAACCCGTATTTTGAACGCTTTAGTCGGTCCTGATGAGATAAAAGATATGAGCTTTGATCTTACAATCGATTCTTTAAATGTTCGTAGCTCTCCACATCAACAATCTCAGCAAAGAGCCAAATTATATTTCGACAAAACATTCATCGATAAAtcttcaatatcatcaatgaatgcaACAGAGATGGCATTTGCTAAAGAAGTAATTAAATATGTTGATCAGGCAGTCAACACATCGATTCAAACTGATCTTACTGAAACATTTTGCACTGTGGCTCGAAACATAATTGGAGAAAGCTCGGTAATTGATCTTTGGTCAATGGTTTCCTCGCTTTTTTCAGCTGATATGCCTCAAATATCTCAAAAAGATCCGTTGATGCGAagacaaaattttaaattgaatctCCATTTCCTCAATAAATCCTGTCATTATTTAGAACAGAAATTTGTTCAAACAATGCAAGGAATTGTCAATGATCCGATTGGCCAAAATATTACCGCCGATGTAATTTACCGATTAGTCAAAGATTATTTAAATATCAAGACACCATTCTATTCTAGCAATACATCGTTTAATCTTGGCATATCATCTAAAGATGTTTGGGAAGACGGTACCGTTGATGGAATTCCAGTTTGGTGTTTCATCTTTTATTGTCTTCGTGCTGGTTCAATCGATGCTGCTATCCAAGTAGCACAGAAGATattaaatcattcattgaaaaatgaattaacaAACATATTGCGCGATTACAAAGCAAGTCATGATGGATATTTGAGTCGTAAAACTGAAGAAGCTCTTCGACTGACTTATCAGAAAAGTGTTCGCTTAAGCAATGATATATTCAAGAAATCTGTCTACTCCATATTTGCCCGATGTGCGCACGATGAATTTGATCCGCAAATATTCGACAAAGTGGATGACTTTTTAtggatcaaattgaaaaaagtttcatttaACGATtcagaaaatgaacaatttttaacCACTTCGATAACTTctgttgatcaatttgatttgtgtaaatttaaaaaagaaatcattgaagaattgggt gaaaattattttgaagcTCAAGAACAAccttttctttattttcgaGCTTTGTTCCTAACCCTACAATGGGAAGCAgctattgaatttttattccgTTTCGATGCATATCGTTGTTATGCATTACATATAGCATTGGCtttacatgaaaaaaatttgattgtacCATCACAACACATAAAATTGTCTATATTATCTCGATCACCGAATGATCCAGCTGATATTCAACGATTGAATTTGGCAAAATTTATCAGTATTTAtacgaaaaaatttgaaataaccAACACAATTGATGTTgtttactattattattttcttcatGATATTCATACACCATCGGAAGAATCACTATTTAATTCCTATGTTTCACAATTAGTAcgagaaacgaaaaattatgatttacTCTTAGGTTATATAAACACTGATGGTGTTCGTGTTTCCGGAGCtattgataaatttaatCAAGATGTCAGCGTCATCATAACAAAAGTGGCCATTGATTTGGAAAAAGATGGATATTTTGAAGATGCTGTTCAATTATATGATTTGGCTGGAAATCATTCTAAAGTTTTGTCATTACTCAATAAAATTCTTAGTCCATTGGTTTCACAACATAAGAATGTTGACTCTAAACGTAATCGTATCGAAGAATTTGCTATACGAATTGCTGAACG GTATTGTAATCAAAAATGTAATGCCTCAAAAGAATTGAAGTCTACTTTTTATTTGCTGATTGATTTAATGacatttttcgattattatcataatcaacaatataaTGAAGCATTAGAT aCCATTATAAAATTAAACATATTTCCATTGCGACCATCAGAAATTGATGGTAAAGTTAATGACTTTACTAATTATCCAGATGAGATTCGACGAAACATACCAGATCTTTTATTGGCAACAATGGATATTCTATGTGCTCAATATAAAGAAATCaa AAATTCAATAccgaaaattatcaataaatttggATTTCTTGGCGATGCTTCAAATAAAGAACAG CTTTGTATTGAATTACGAGAGAAAGCAAAATCTCTTATTACTTTTGCTGGAATGGTACCATATCGTATGCCTGGCGATGTTAATGccaaattaattcaattagaATCATCTATGACTTGA